A single window of Leptospira wolffii serovar Khorat str. Khorat-H2 DNA harbors:
- a CDS encoding PAS domain-containing sensor histidine kinase: protein MKRENRVAEIFQDEELLRKVIDFIPCPFGISQGEPVDEDILYLNRAFREELGYGYSELPTAREWFNTLYPDPEYRQKVLKDWYDKVEKVRQGGGESVTAIAKLRLKNGEDKWFEINASLLDKYFVVAFKDIDEVYRQKEELQRRNDFKDRILSVLTHDLRAPLAQLGALAELMSVADFSPEQMDGFCKKITNEVKSVSDFINNTAHWASANFGYLNIRKESFDAGELFDEMIKYYGAVAETKNVNLSLNVKPPSVLSTDREVLRIILRNLISNAVKFTPPGKNVKVTGDSDGSAFRFLVEDEGMGIDPEHLKELKEGRLSSRLGTTREKGLGIGLSICFDMAKRLDARLDFESEPAKGTRAILLV, encoded by the coding sequence ATGAAAAGAGAGAATCGGGTTGCGGAGATTTTTCAGGATGAGGAACTTTTAAGAAAGGTCATCGATTTTATCCCCTGCCCGTTCGGAATCTCCCAAGGAGAACCGGTAGACGAGGATATTCTTTACTTGAACCGGGCATTTCGCGAAGAGTTGGGATACGGATATTCCGAACTTCCTACCGCTAGAGAATGGTTTAATACCCTTTATCCGGATCCGGAATACAGACAAAAAGTCCTTAAAGATTGGTACGACAAGGTCGAAAAGGTAAGGCAGGGCGGCGGCGAGTCCGTTACGGCTATCGCAAAGCTTCGTCTCAAAAACGGAGAGGATAAATGGTTCGAGATTAACGCTTCTCTTTTGGATAAATATTTCGTCGTGGCTTTCAAGGACATCGACGAGGTCTATCGCCAGAAAGAAGAATTGCAAAGACGCAACGATTTTAAGGATCGTATTCTTTCCGTTTTAACCCACGACCTAAGAGCCCCTCTGGCCCAACTCGGCGCTTTGGCGGAACTCATGTCCGTTGCGGATTTTTCTCCCGAACAAATGGACGGGTTCTGCAAAAAAATTACCAACGAAGTCAAATCGGTCTCCGACTTCATCAACAATACCGCACATTGGGCCTCGGCTAATTTCGGTTATTTGAATATTCGAAAAGAGTCTTTCGATGCGGGCGAATTATTCGACGAGATGATCAAATATTACGGGGCGGTGGCGGAAACAAAGAACGTAAATCTTTCCTTGAACGTCAAACCGCCTTCCGTCCTGAGTACGGATAGGGAAGTGCTGAGGATCATACTTAGAAATCTTATTTCCAATGCAGTTAAGTTCACTCCTCCCGGTAAAAACGTGAAGGTCACCGGAGATTCGGACGGTTCCGCATTCCGTTTTTTAGTCGAAGACGAAGGCATGGGGATCGACCCGGAACACCTTAAGGAGTTGAAAGAGGGTAGACTTAGTTCTCGACTTGGAACCACTAGGGAAAAAGGATTAGGGATCGGACTTTCCATATGTTTCGATATGGCCAAACGTTTGGACGCTCGCCTGGATTTTGAGAGCGAACCTGCGAAAGGCACGAGAGCCATACTCCTAGTTTGA
- a CDS encoding STAS domain-containing protein produces the protein MANLTFNEKVDGSRLILKVAGEIDAKTAPDLKIKLEAAVGNGIKTIVCDCSALTYIASAGIGVLNSIQKFLKDKSGEIVFCSLKKEVKDTMELMYFTKKVRVFPTLDDALGGV, from the coding sequence ATGGCAAACCTCACATTCAACGAAAAAGTGGACGGAAGTAGACTGATCCTAAAGGTAGCGGGGGAGATCGACGCAAAGACGGCTCCGGATCTGAAAATCAAGCTGGAGGCGGCGGTAGGGAACGGAATCAAAACGATCGTATGCGATTGTTCGGCTCTGACTTATATCGCGTCCGCAGGAATCGGAGTATTGAACTCCATTCAGAAATTTTTGAAGGATAAATCCGGCGAGATCGTATTCTGCAGTCTGAAGAAAGAAGTCAAGGATACGATGGAACTCATGTACTTCACTAAAAAGGTAAGAGTGTTCCCGACTTTGGATGACGCATTAGGCGGAGTTTAA
- a CDS encoding ATP-binding protein, which yields MDFSRERVLFYSVDLDELSNIRSEVREFLGEECPDLIKGRIVFCLDEAMTNVIEHGFSGPNDSKIELRMKRNKRNWKFSILDEGVPFDPTKEKSETWKELYESGADGGFGLRSIKKVMIVRYQRLKNPPRNKLTLIHTRDSNDQE from the coding sequence ATGGATTTTTCCCGGGAAAGGGTCTTATTTTACTCCGTGGATTTGGACGAATTGTCCAACATCCGTTCGGAGGTGCGCGAATTTCTGGGAGAAGAATGTCCCGATCTGATCAAGGGTAGAATCGTATTCTGTTTGGACGAGGCGATGACGAACGTTATCGAACACGGATTTTCCGGACCGAACGATTCTAAGATAGAGCTTCGGATGAAGCGAAACAAGCGAAATTGGAAATTCTCCATTCTAGACGAAGGCGTTCCCTTCGACCCTACTAAAGAAAAAAGCGAAACTTGGAAGGAATTATACGAAAGCGGCGCAGACGGAGGATTCGGACTTCGATCCATTAAAAAAGTCATGATCGTTCGTTACCAAAGATTGAAAAATCCGCCGCGCAATAAACTCACCCTGATTCATACGAGAGATTCAAATGATCAAGAATAA